A portion of the Chelmon rostratus isolate fCheRos1 chromosome 15, fCheRos1.pri, whole genome shotgun sequence genome contains these proteins:
- the gmfb gene encoding glia maturation factor beta — MSESLVVCDVDEDLVKKLKEFRFRKETNNAAIVMKIDKDKQLVILEEEHEDISPDDLKDELPERQPRFIVYSYKYQHDDGRVSYPLCFIFSSPVGCRPEQQMMYAGSKNKLVQTVQLSKVFEIRNTEDLTEEWLRGKLGFFG, encoded by the exons ATG AGTGAATCACTGGTGGTCTGTGACGTGGATGAAGATCTGGTCAAGAAGCTGAAGGAGTTTCGTTTCCGGAAGGAGACCAATAATGCGGCCATCGTTA TGAAGATTGATAAAGACAAGCAGCTGGTTATTCTTGAAGAGGAACATGAG gatattTCTCCTGATGATCTAAAGGATGAACTGCCAGAGAGACAGCCACG ATTCATCGTCTACAGTTATAAATACCAACATGATGATGGCCGTGTTTCCTatcctctctgcttcatcttCTCCAGTCCAGTGG GCTGCAGACCAGAGCAGCAGATGATGTACGCGGGAAGCAAAAACAAGCTGGTGCAAACCGTTCAGCTGTCCAAG GTGTTTGAgatcagaaacacagaggacCTAACAGAGGAATGGCTCAGAGGGAAGCTTGGGTTCTTCGGCTAA
- the cnih1 gene encoding protein cornichon homolog 1 translates to MAFTFAAFCYMLALLLTAALIFFAIWHIIAFDELKTDYKNPIDQCNTLNPLVLPEYLIHFFFCVMFFCAAEWLTLCLNLPLLAYHVWRYMSRPVMSCPGLYDPTTIMNADILAFCQKEGWCKLAFYLLSFFYYLYGMIYVLVSS, encoded by the exons ATGGCGTTCACATTCGCGGCCTTTTGTTACATGCTCGCTCTGCTGCTCACGGCGGCGCTTATCTTCTTCGCTATCTGGCAT ATAATAGCATTTGATGAGCTGAAGACTGATTACAAGAATCCTATTGATCAGTGTAACACTTTAAATCCG CTGGTGCTCCCAGAGTATCTCatccacttcttcttctgcgtGATGTTCTTCTGTGCGGCTGAGTGGCTCACCCTCTGTCTCAACTTGCCACTGCTGGCTTATCATGTCTGGAG GTATATGAGCAGACCTGTGATGAGCTGTCCAGGACTCTACGACCCAACAACCATCATGAATGCTGACATCCTGGCGTTCTGTCAAAAAGAAGGCTGGTGCAAACTGGCTTTCTACCTCCTGTCATTCTTCTACTATCTCTACGG gaTGATTTATGTTCTGGTGAGCTCTTAA
- the lgals3a gene encoding galectin-3 isoform X2: protein MSDFSLADALGDDTPSQAKKIGNTNPSAPASNPPPPTNPGWPGSAPGAPTQPSAPGDFPGGSSGPGAPGQIPFHSGPGAPGQYPGPPSAPGGFPPGPGIPGQYPPAPGAPGQFPSSPGAPGQFPGQYPPEGAPGQLPGGPVPYPTGPFPSGPGAPTGPYPNVPFPGSQPGGGNGMYGPGGPGAFPPPAGPGSFPAFPAGGFPPIPPGSWGPAAGGGFPPAPGPFGPGPGPMGPYGGPAAPGGMLPRYNPPYN from the exons ATGTCGGATTTCTCG CTGGCTGATGCCTTAGGAGACGACACCCCAAGCCAGGCAAAGAAAATAGGAAACACTAACCCATCTGCCCCTGCCAGCAACCCTCCACCTCCTACAAACCCAGGATGGCCTGGCTCAGCCCCAGGAGCTCCCACCCAGCCCTCTGCCCCGGGTGATTTCCCTGGCGGATCATCTGGCCCGGGGGCTCCAGGGCAGATCCCCTTTCACTCTGGTCCTGGAGCACCAGGGCAATACCCAGGACCTCCTTCAGCACCTGGTGGGTTCCCCCCTGGTCCTGGGATACCAGGACAATATCCACCTGCGCCAGGAGCTCCAGGGCAGTTCCCCTCTAGTCCCGGAGCCCCTGGGCAGTTCCCTGGGCAGTACCCACCTGAAGGAGCTCCAGGACAGCTACCTGGAGGCCCTGTTCCTTACCCAACTGGACCATTTCCTTCTGGGCCTGGAGCTCCCACTGGGCCTTATCCAAATGTGCCTTTCCCAGGAAGTCAGCCAGGAGGAGGCAATGGGATGTACGGACCAGGTGGTCCAGGTGCATTCCCCCCTCCAGCTGGCCCTGGCTCTTTCCCTGCATTCCCTGCTGGAGGCTTTCCCCCAATACCCCCTGGGTCGTGGGGaccagctgcaggtggaggctTCCCTCCTGCCCCTGGCCCCTTTGGTCCTGGCCCAGGGCCTATGGGTCCATACGGTGGGCCTGCCGCTCCAGGAGGCATGCTG CCCAGATATAATCCACCATataactga
- the lgals3a gene encoding galectin-3 isoform X1 encodes MSDFSLADALGDDTPSQAKKIGNTNPSAPASNPPPPTNPGWPGSAPGAPTQPSAPGDFPGGSSGPGAPGQIPFHSGPGAPGQYPGPPSAPGGFPPGPGIPGQYPPAPGAPGQFPSSPGAPGQFPGQYPPEGAPGQLPGGPVPYPTGPFPSGPGAPTGPYPNVPFPGSQPGGGNGMYGPGGPGAFPPPAGPGSFPAFPAGGFPPIPPGSWGPAAGGGFPPAPGPFGPGPGPMGPYGGPAAPGGMLMMPYDLPLHAGIMPRLLITIVGEPTPGADRFQVDFIRGPDIVFHFNPRFNEQTIVRNSNLGGCWGPEEREAGFPFVQGRRFELKILVEEDMFKVAVDGTHLLEYEHRVGGLEEVTLVRVAGDVILHSAAPSMI; translated from the exons ATGTCGGATTTCTCG CTGGCTGATGCCTTAGGAGACGACACCCCAAGCCAGGCAAAGAAAATAGGAAACACTAACCCATCTGCCCCTGCCAGCAACCCTCCACCTCCTACAAACCCAGGATGGCCTGGCTCAGCCCCAGGAGCTCCCACCCAGCCCTCTGCCCCGGGTGATTTCCCTGGCGGATCATCTGGCCCGGGGGCTCCAGGGCAGATCCCCTTTCACTCTGGTCCTGGAGCACCAGGGCAATACCCAGGACCTCCTTCAGCACCTGGTGGGTTCCCCCCTGGTCCTGGGATACCAGGACAATATCCACCTGCGCCAGGAGCTCCAGGGCAGTTCCCCTCTAGTCCCGGAGCCCCTGGGCAGTTCCCTGGGCAGTACCCACCTGAAGGAGCTCCAGGACAGCTACCTGGAGGCCCTGTTCCTTACCCAACTGGACCATTTCCTTCTGGGCCTGGAGCTCCCACTGGGCCTTATCCAAATGTGCCTTTCCCAGGAAGTCAGCCAGGAGGAGGCAATGGGATGTACGGACCAGGTGGTCCAGGTGCATTCCCCCCTCCAGCTGGCCCTGGCTCTTTCCCTGCATTCCCTGCTGGAGGCTTTCCCCCAATACCCCCTGGGTCGTGGGGaccagctgcaggtggaggctTCCCTCCTGCCCCTGGCCCCTTTGGTCCTGGCCCAGGGCCTATGGGTCCATACGGTGGGCCTGCCGCTCCAGGAGGCATGCTG atgaTGCCGTACGATCTCCCTCTTCATGCTGGAATTATGCCACGACTTCTAATCACAATAGTTGGGGAGCCCACTCCTGGTGCAGACAG GTTCCAGGTTGACTTTATCAGAGGCCCAGATATCGTCTTTCACTTCAATCCTCGGTTTAATGAGCAAACAATTGTCAGAAACTCCAACCTAGGTGGATGTTGGGGTCCGGAGGAGCGAGAAGCAGGCTTCCCATTTGTTCAGGGACGCCGTTTTGAG CTGAAGATCCTCGTGGAGGAGGACATGTTTAAAGTGGCCGTGGACGGCACCCACCTGCTGGAGTACGAGCACAGAGTCGGCGGGCTGGAGGAAGTGACCCTGGTGCGAGTGGCTGGAGACGTCATCCTCCACAGTGCGGCCCCGAGCATGATCTGA